From the genome of Primulina eburnea isolate SZY01 chromosome 12, ASM2296580v1, whole genome shotgun sequence, one region includes:
- the LOC140807692 gene encoding probable inactive receptor kinase At5g58300, protein MPRIGKKPGVKLENLYYLRLSSLKLQMKLRFGTAVNLLLLLVISAVASSDLNSDKKALLQFAASVPHVRKLYWNSSNPICTSWIGITCSKDGTRVVAIHLPGIGLYGSIPDKTIGNLDALRVISLHTNFLDGNLPSDILSIPALRSVYLRKNNFSGGIPVSLSPGISVLDLSSNSFSGKIPNLELPRLRLLNLSYNSLDGSIPYALQKFPISSFIGNSHLCGPPLTYCSRLSPSPLSAPESSSSPEIVGSHRAASSIKLNTGAIAAIAVGGSFLLILLVLAILLRCRKKKSNSGGTRVIKTKASSIAKTENLKSEDFGSGVQEAEKNKLVFFQRCSYTFDLEDLLRASAEVLGKGSYGTAYKAILDEATTVVVKRLKEVGIGKKEFEQHLETLNGLGIHPNVLPLLAYYYSKDEKLLVYEYMPASSLCSALHGNRGAGRTPLDWDTRLNVALGAARGLAHIHSEGGTKFTHGNIKSSNILLTDGLDACVTDFSLGPLFNSIATKYRVAGYRAPEVIEAQKISQKSDVYSFGVLLLEILTGKSPIQYMGYDEVIDLPRWVRSVVREEWTAEVFDAELMKYQNIEEEMVQLLQIALSCVAKGVDMRPCMDDVVRMIEEIRGSEGDNRPSSEDNRSKDSNVQTP, encoded by the exons ATGCCAAGAATTGGCAAGAAACCAGGAGTCAAACTTGAAAACTTGTATTACCTGCGTCTATCCTCTCTGAAACTTCAAATGAAACTCCGGTTTGGAACGGCTGTGAATCTTTTGCTGTTACTTGTGATTTCGGCAGTGGCGAGTTCTGATCTTAACTCGGACAAAAAGGCTTTGCTTCAGTTTGCTGCTTCTGTACCACACGTCCGGAAACTTTATTGGAATTCGTCTAATCCCATATGCACTTCTTGGATTGGCATTACTTGCTCGAAAGATGGGACTCGAGTGGTTGCCATCCATCTCCCTGGCATTGGTCTTTACGGCTCCATACCGGATAAAACTATTGGAAATCTTGATGCTCTTAGAGTAATCAGCTTACACACAAACTTTCTAGACGGAAATCTACCTTCTGATATTTTATCCATTCCTGCACTTAGATCAGTTTACCTTCGGAAAAATAACTTTTCAGGTGGCATTCCTGTATCCCTCTCCCCTGGTATTAGTGTTCTTGATCTGTCATCTAACTCTTTCTCAGGGAAGATACCGAATCTTGAGCTTCCAAGACTCAGGCTTCTGAATTTGAGCTATAACTCATTGGATGGTTCGATACCTTATGCCCTTCAGAAGTTTCCCATTTCTTCGTTTATAGGAAACTCTCATTTGTGCGGCCCTCCATTGACTTATTGCTCAAGATTATCTCCGTCCCCACTCTCCGCACCAGAAAGTTCTTCGTCTCCTGAAATTGTTGGAAGCCACAGAGCAGCCAGCTCTATAAAGCTTAATACAGGAGCTATTGCTGCAATTGCCGTTGGTGGTAGTTTTCTTCTTATTCTTCTAGTTTTGGCTATCTTGCTCCGATGTAGGAAAAAGAAAAGTAATTCTGGCGGCACTCGTGTAATCAAAACTAAGGCGTCCAGTATTGCAAAGACAGAGAATTTGAAGTCCGAAGATTTCGGAAGTGGGGTTCAAGAAGCAGAGAAAAATAAGCTAGTTTTCTTCCAACGGTGTTCGTATACCTTTGATCTCGAGGATTTGCTCAGAgcatcagcagaagttcttggAAAGGGAAGCTACGGTACTGCCTATAAGGCGATTTTGGATGAAGCCACAACAGTTGTGGTGAAACGACTCAAGGAAGTGGGGATCGGAAAGAAAGAGTTTGAACAGCATTTGGAGACTTTGAATGGACTTGGGATTCATCCTAATGTTTTGCCTCTGCTTGCTTATTATTACTCCAAGGATGAGAAGCTTCTTGTTTACGAGTACATGCCTGCCAGTAGCTTGTGTTCTGCCTTGCATG GTAACCGAGGCGCTGGACGAACCCCACTAGATTGGGACACAAGGCTAAACGTTGCACTAGGAGCAGCAAGGGGACTAGCTCACATCCATTCAGAAGGTGGCACTAAATTTACTCATGGTAACATCAAGTCATCAAACATACTCCTCACCGATGGTCTAGACGCTTGTGTTACTGATTTCTCTTTAGGCCCTTTATTCAACTCTATTGCCACCAAATACCGAGTTGCTGGATACCGAGCACCAGAGGTGATCGAGGCTCAAAAGATCAGTCAAAAATCCGATGTTTATAGCTTTGGTGTACTCCTACTTGAGATTCTCACAGGAAAATCACCGATCCAATATATGGGGTACGATGAGGTGATCGATCTACCTAGATGGGTTCGTTCTGTTGTTCGTGAGGAATGGACAGCAGAGGTTTTCGACGCGGAGCTCATGAAGTACCAGAATATTGAAGAGGAGATGGTGCAGTTGCTGCAGATTGCGCTATCATGCGTGGCAAAGGGGGTGGATATGAGACCGTGTATGGACGATGTCGTGCGGATGATCGAGGAAATTCGAGGTTCGGAAGGGGATAATAGGCCATCATCCGAGGATAATCGGTCAAAAGACTCCAATGTGCAGACACCATGA
- the LOC140807494 gene encoding serine/threonine-protein kinase AtPK2/AtPK19-like translates to MVASQQSMVAGTKLLMPLQNHLLQATEALDALSLDDLDFSDVFGPAPTLTTLAQISEDSEDFDVLSKVTRSLQNEPEVIYRRSHSFVGPTTRVSQSMKIGNFTLHEKEDSLAHKDEIDENALEEFFESCPENNVLEKSMFRVDGDSVKTIGFEDFEILKVVGQGAFGKVYQVRKTGSSEILAMKVMRKDKIVEKNHEEYMKAERDIMTKIEHPFIIQLRYSFQTKYRLYLILDFVNGGHLFFQLHHHGLFREDLARIYTAEMVSAVAHLHMNGIMHRDLKPENILLDSEGHAMLTDFGLAKQFDDKTRSNSMCGTLEYMAPEIVIGKGHDKAADWWSLGIILYEMLTGKPPFCGNRQKIQQKILKDKIKLPSFLSSDAHSLLKGLLQKDASKRLGSGQKGGDEIKGHKWFASINWKKLEAREIQPGFLPQVAGKHCIANFDERWTKMPLLDSPAASPKSEENPFKGFSYEKPPAPFLRLNR, encoded by the exons ATGGTTGCCTCACAACAATCAATGGTGGCTGGAACCAAATTGTTGATGCCATTACAGAATCACCTGCTTCAGGCTACGGAAGCCCTCGATGCCCTTTCGCTGGATGACCTGGATTTTTCCGATGTTTTTGGCCCTGCTCCTACTCTAACGACTCTAGCTCAAATATCTGAAGATTCAGAAGATTTTGATGTCCTGTCAAAAGTGACTCGATCCCTTCAGAATGAACCAGAAGTGATCTACCGCAGATCCCACTCCTTTGTCGGACCCACTACTCGTGTAAGCCAATCAATGAAGATCGGAAATTTTACATTGCACGAGAAAGAAGACTCGCTGGCACACAAAGATGAAATTGACGAAAATGCTCTAGAGGAATTTTTCGAATCTTGTCCTGAAAATAATGTTTTGGAGAAGTCAATGTTTCGGGTTGATGGAGATTCAGTGAAGACTATCGGGTTTGAGgactttgaaattttgaaagttgTTGGCCAAGGTGCATTTGGTAAAGTCTACCAGGTTAGGAAGACCGGTTCATCAGAAATACTTGCAATGAAGGTGATGCGGAAAGATAAGATTGTCGAGAAAAATCATGAAGAGTACATGAAAGCAGAGAGGGATATAATGACAAAGATCGAACATCCTTTCATCATCCAACTCAGATACTCTTTTCAG ACTAAATATAGATTGTACCTCATTCTTGATTTCGTGAATGGAGGCCACCTTTTCTTTCAACTCCATCATCATGGCCTATTCAGGGAGGATTTGGCCCGCATATATACTGCTGAGATGGTTTCTGCCGTTGCTCACCTCCATATGAACGGCATAATGCATAGGGATCTAAAACCCGAGAATATTCTCCTGGATTCAGAGGGCCAT GCAATGCTTACTGATTTTGGTCTGGCAAAACAATTTGATGATAAAACTAGATCGAACTCAATGTGTGGAACACTGGAGTACATGGCACCTGAAATTGTTATTGGTAAAGGTCATGATAAAGCGGCAGACTGGTGGAGTTTGGGAATAATCTTGTATGAAATGTTGACTGGGAAG CCGCCATTTTGTGGGAATAGACAAAAGATTCAGCAGAAGATACTCAAAGACAAAATCAAGCTACCATCATTTTTGTCTAGTGATGCCCATTCTCTGTTAAAAGGG CTGCTACAAAAAGACGCAAGCAAACGTCTTGGAAGTGGACAGAAAGGCGGTGATGAGATAAAAGGACACAAGTGGTTTGCATCGATCAACTGGAAGAAACTCGAAGCTCGTGAAATTCAACCGGGATTCCTTCCTCAAGTTGCAGGAAAGCACTGCATCGCCAACTTTGATGAACGGTGGACCAAAATGCCACTCCTGGACTCCCCAGCTGCTAGTCCAAAATCTGAGGAGAATCCCTTTAAAGGTTTCAGCTATGAGAAGCCTCCTGCCCCTTTTCTGCGCTTGAATCGATAG